GCTGTAGTAATAATCATCATGGGTGCGAGGAATCAGCTTTGGCGTGCCGGTACTGCCGCCAGAAAGCTGGAAGAAAGCCACCTGCCCCGACGCAGAAGGCTGATACTGGCTGGTCGACGCGTACGGTTGCAGCCAGTCCGTCAGACTGTGCCCCAGCGGGCTGTCGCCGAGCATCACCACCGTTTGCAGGCGGGGAACCTGCGTCTGTAGCCGATCCAGAAATTCACCGTTGCCAAACAGCGAATGTTCAGCCGAGGCGATCAGTAAGCGTGGTTCAATCTGCGTGGCGTACGACAACAGCTCCAGCTTGTTATGGCTGAACAGCGCGTTAACCGGCGCGACGCCCATTTTCAGCAACGCAAAAAAGGTCAGGTAGAACTCGGCCACATTTGGTAACTGCACCAGCGCGGTGTCGCCACAGCGCAGGCCGCTTTCCGTCAGGCGTGATGCCAGTGCGGAAGACTGTCGATCCAGCTCCCGATAGCTCCACTGGCGCTCGCCGCACACTACCGCAACGGCATCAGGTTGCGTCGCCAGATGACGTTCCCAGGCATCCGTGAGCGGCAGGCCAACCCAGTACCCCTTGTCGCGATAACGCTGTGCCAGTTCCTCTGGCCAGGGCGTAAATTCAATGCTCATAGTCCATCCACACCTGAGTTAAGCCCAAACGCATTCAGCATCGTGTTTAATTTAGCGGCGGTTTCAGCCCATTCGTCCTCGGGGACGGACGCCTCAACAATGCCCGCACCAGCAAACAGGCGGACTTTGTTGTGTTTGATGGTGCCGCAGCGAATCGCTATCGCCCATTCACCATCGCCGTTGGCATCACACCAGCCGACGATGCCGCTGAATACGCCGCGATCGTGCGGCTCCAGTTCGGCAATCAGCTGACGCGCTTCCTGCGTGGGGAAGCCGCACAGTGCGGGGGTAGGATGGAGCTGGCAGGCGACCTGAAGCGCCGTCATCTCCGGGTTCGCCAGTTCACCGCGGATAGCGGTAGACAGGTGCCACATGGAGGCGGTATGCATCAACGAAGGGGCCGATGGAATGGTTAACGACGAGCATAGCGGCATCAGGCGTTGGCGGATGTCATCCACCACCAGCTTATGCTCGTGCTTGTCTTTACCCGATTTCAGCAGGCGCTGGCTGTTCAGGTAATCCAGATGTTCATCGTTCATTCGTCGCGCCGATCCCGCCAGCGGATTAGAGACAATGACGTTCCCCTGCTTACGCAGCAGCAGTTCCGGGCTTGCACCCAGCAAGACCGAACCATCCGGCAGCGGCAGTGAGAAGTGGTATCCACCGGCGTTCTGCACCATCAGGTTATTGAGGATCGTTTGCGCCTTAACGGGGCTCGTTAGCTCAATGTCCAGAATACGTGACAGCACCGCTTTGCTCAGTTCACCACGGCGGAAGCGCTCAACGGCCTCTGCCACGATGGACTTGAACTGACATTCGTCCGGGACGCTGTTTAACGTTAACGCGGTAGGTCCCGCCGCCGTGTGCTTACGGGCACGGCTGACGAGTTCAGATTTCGTCGTAACGGTATAACTATCAGGGATATAGAGACAAGATGGTTGCGTGGTATCAAAGGGAATCGCCCCCACAACAATAGGCAGCGACTGCCCTGCCTGACGCGCTCGCTGGAATGCCTGCGCGATTGCAGGGCTCAGCCCGTCATCGTGCGAGCCCGAAACACAAACAGGGGAAGAAATACGTTCAAATAAGCCGGAAGTAAACAGGCTTCGGTGTTCCGATGCATATAAAAAAGCGGTCTGTTCCGAATAGGTTAGCCCGCTAGATGCTTCAGTTTCTGTAATCAGTGTATCCACAAGATAGCTCCTGCGCTCGCAAATTAAATATCAATGATTATCAAAATCATTATCATTTATATCAAGCGCAGTTAAATTACACTGAAGTAACGTGTTCGGTCAATCCTTCCACAGAAAGGTTATTCACGCCCAGTAATTAGGGGTTAAATTGATGTTAATCAATTTTTTTGTACATATTTCATAATGGTTAATCGTTAGCGAAGGGAATGTATTGATTATAAAACCCACATCACAGATGATAATGAAAATACTTATCATTCATTGTCATGGAAATTAAGCTGCGCTAGACTGTGCAGATATCTTACTAACTGTGTCTAAATGTGAGCCTGTCATGGATGAAAGCATGTACCGCCCGCGCACCCGATCCGTTGTGCATCTGGCGTTGCTCATCAACATGCTTTCCCTCGGTAGCCTGATGATGGTGATGCCGTTAGGCCCCGATTTCGTCAGCGCCCTGTCGATGGATGCCAAGAACATCGGCTACATTAGCGGCGGTGCAACGTTTGCCTCTGCCATTGTCGGCTTCCTCGCCGCGCCCTATCTGGATAGATTTAACCGTAAACATGCTCTGATCGTGCTGCTGACGCTACGCTTTGGCCTGACGGCCGCTTGTATGTTTTCCACCAGCCAAACCGATCTTTTGCTGCTGTTTATTCTGGCGGGCTGCGTTGCCGGGCCGGCATCCGGTGTCTTGATGGCTGCGGTTGTCGATATTGTGCCGGCCAACGAGCGCGGCAAACAGTTGGCGTATGTCGGCATGAGCTTTTCGCTCGCGGCGATTGTCATCATGCCGCTGTCACTGGAGTTAGCTCACCGTATTAACTGGCAAGCGCCGTTTTATATTTTCGGCGTCGGCGGCCTGCTGTTGGTGTTGTTGGTGCTGTGGTGCTTTCCGTCAATGCCGCCGACGCATCGGGTTCAGCAAGGTCATTCCCCTACTACAGCATCCACGTCGGTATTACATGACCTGCTGGCATCCCCCCTTTTCCTGCTGGGACTGACGGTAATCTCATTGCAAATGTTCGGTCATTTCCTGCTGATTCCCCACTTTTCCAACTACTTTCAGTTCAATCTGGCCTTCCCGCGTGATGATATTTCCCTGCTCTATCTCTGCGGTGGACTGGCCAGCATGGTGACCATGCAACTGTGCGGCAATCTGTTGGATCGCGGCTATGCCAGCCGGACGATTGTCGTCACGACGCTGCTGCTGGCCGTTGTCATTCTCTGCGGTTTCGTTTTGCCTTTTTCACTTTCCCTGTATCTGGTGTTCACCCTGTTCATGGCGCTCAGCGCAGCCCGCTCCAGCAGCACGCTGGCGATTACCGCAGGCATTCCACTGCCACATCAGCGCGCCGCGTTCATGTCCTATCAGGGAACCGCGGCCAACGTGGCGTCTGGGCTTGCCAGCGTCGCGTCTGCCGCTTATCTGAGCACTTCTACCGAGGGAAAAATTGACGGTTTCTCACAGCTTGCTATCGCCAGCGCCGTATTTGCGCTGGTCGCCATGCTGCTGACCCTGCGCCTGATTCCGCAGTTGGCTGAACGCAGCCGAAAGATAGCTCAACGCCAATCCGCGCAGGCTTTAGAGCAATGAATGAACCGATCGATTCACACAATGAGCACTCGATTCACACCGCGAGTGGGTCGGCAAGATAGGTAATACAACACGTTATTTACGGGGATATTTTTTCCACTCTTTGATGGGGTCTTTGACATGCAGCTAAAACCAGAAAGTCGTTTTTCACATCATCATTTCCCACACAGCAAGGTGTATCGCGCCCTGCTGGTGACGGGGTTACTGGCACTGCCTGCACTCGCACAGGCGGAAAACGCAGCAGATGAAAAAATCGTTGTAACAGCAACACAGACGAAACACACCACGCTAAGCGCCCCCGCCAGCGTTTCTGTCATCACCCGCGCCGAGCTGGAAAAGATGTCGGTGAATAACGTTACCGACGCGGTGAAAAAGCTGCCGGGCATTAACATCAATCCCTCTACCAGCTATGGCCGTAACGAAATCAAGATCCGTGGCATGCGGGCAGACTACACGCTGCTGCTGGTGAATGGTCGTCGGGTTAACTCCCAAGAATCACTCGCAACTGATATGGGGAATGATTTCGATCTGAGTTCCATTCCTATGTCGGCGATTGAACGTATTGAAGTGATTCGTGGCCCGATGTCTTCACTGTACGGTGCCGATGCGCTGGGCGGTGTGGTAAACGTGATTCTGCGCCAGCCGGGGGAGAAAGTTGCTGGTGAGATCGGCTATAACTTTCAGGCACCCACCGAAGGTTCCGGCGGCGACCATAATCGCCTAAATGGCTATATCAGCGGGCCACTGGTGGAAAATACGCTGCTGGGCAGCTTGATTGTCGATGGCGGTAAACGTGATGCGTGGCGTACCGAGCAATCGAAAAACCGCAACTCCGATGCCATAGAAAAACGCGATAACTACAGCGTGTTAGGCAACCTGACCTGGTTGATCGATTCTCAGCAGAGCCTGGATTTTGATGCGACTTATACCAAAGATGACCGTTTCGTCGATTGGAATAACTATGGTGCAACCGCCCATAATACTCAAAAAATAGATCGCCTTGGTATGGGTCTCACGCATAACGGTAGCTGGGACAGTGTCGATACGCGGTTACGTTATTACTACGAAAAAATCGATTTAATGGACAATTCTGAACTCAATAAAGGCATAGCCGATATTACTCAGAATAATCAGACGGTTGACGGCCAAGTGTCTGGTTACCTAGGTGACCATTTGCTGACTGGCGGCGGTGAATACCGCATCACATCGCTGGAACACAGCATGAACCTGAAAAATGGCAAAGTGAACGTTAATCAGAGCGCCCTCTTCCTGCAAGATGAGTTCAAACTCGCTGATTTAGCCCTCACGTTTGGTGGTCGCGTCGACCATCATGAGGTCTATGGCACCGAATTCAGTCCACGCGCTTACGCCACTTATAGTTTAACTGACAACTGGGTCATCAAAGGCGGCGTGAATAAAGCGTTTAAAGCCCCAACCCTCGCTCAATTTACCCCCGGCTATATGAAAGCAGCATGTCGCGGATTCTGCTATCTCGTCGGTAACCCTGATCTGAAGGCTGAAACCTCCATCAGCTATGAACTGGGTACTGCCTATGAGGCAGAACATTTCGGTACAGGTATCACCCTGTTTAATAATGATATCAAGAATATGATCCAATCTGAGGCTTGGGATAAAGACAGAACTAGGGTAGCCAATCTTCCTTATTACAACGTGGATAAAGCGCGGGTTCAGGGAATTGAAACCTCATTTTGGGTCGATCTCACGGATGACCTAAACTGGACCACTAACTGGACTATCGTCGATGCCGAAGACCGCACCACCAAGAAGCGCCTGAAAAAAACCCCAAAAAATACAGTTAACACGCAGTTGAACTGGCAAGCACTAGATAATGTATCAACCTATATTGCTTACCAATATACGGGGAACCAATATCTGCTTGACAAAGAGTCCACCAAGACTCGCGGTTTCAATACCGTGGATATCGGTGCCACTTATACACCGGTTAAAAACGTAGATCTAAAACTGGGCGTCACTAACCTGACCAACGAAAAACGGGACTATGTTGCCACTGACAACGACTACTTCCTGTCTGGACGTACGGTGTACGGCGGCGTGAGCTATAAGTTCTAATGCCGATACGTTCTGATCAATAACGTTCTAAGCCCGCTAACGCGGGCTTGAGGTGGCTGACAAAGTCTGTTGAGCGGGAGTAACGGATAGATCGTAAAGACGCTGTAAATACATCCCTGTACGCTCGGATTGCGCCATCCTTGGCGCAAACGCTTTACTCTTCTATTCCGTTACTCCCGTTTTCGTTCAGAAAATAGGTTTGTCAACAGTCTGAAGCCCGCTAACGCGGGCTTTTTTAGCAGCAGAGAAAGGTGGTGACGTCGTACTCTCTTAACAGATACGCGCCTTTAAAACGGCGTCCGGCATAAAACATTGGCGTCAGATCGGTCAGCAGTTCCAGCTCGAATTCGCGTTTGGTGATATCCAGCGCCACCAGCCTGGCATCCAGAAAATCGAAATAGTGCCTGACCTGCGGGTAAAGCGCCTTAAACAGGCTCTCCTTCGCCGAAAAGCTGATCGTCAGCAAACAGCTAAATGCCTCATCTCGCTCCTGAAACCACTGGAACTCTTCATCGCCAATGATGCCGGGCCACAGCGATTGCGCACGCTCGTCGGACATCAATCCTTCGATATCCACACCCACGCACGATAGCGCATTGCTACGTAAATGGGCGGCGCAGAGTACGCTGTCTTTGTTATGGCTCAGTGAACCGGCAATATTTCCCGGCCACTGTGGCGAGCGGTCTTCCCCGCTATGCAGAACAAAATCAGGGTGTTCTAGCTTGTTCAACACGTGTTTGGCGACACAGCGCCCGGCCAGAAATTCAGCGCGGCGTTTCGGCACCGCACGCTCTAGCGCGTCGGAAAAAGGAATGTTCGCCTCGGCAAAAAGCGCGTCGTCGTAGGCAGATAAGTGGAAATGGCAGCGAGCAGTAATACCTGGATAAGCGACACCGTCCGTTGCCCGTGGAAACGTAA
This genomic interval from Pectobacterium aquaticum contains the following:
- a CDS encoding 4'-phosphopantetheinyl transferase family protein, whose product is MLSAFIDDVEWITFPRATDGVAYPGITARCHFHLSAYDDALFAEANIPFSDALERAVPKRRAEFLAGRCVAKHVLNKLEHPDFVLHSGEDRSPQWPGNIAGSLSHNKDSVLCAAHLRSNALSCVGVDIEGLMSDERAQSLWPGIIGDEEFQWFQERDEAFSCLLTISFSAKESLFKALYPQVRHYFDFLDARLVALDITKREFELELLTDLTPMFYAGRRFKGAYLLREYDVTTFLCC
- a CDS encoding MFS transporter, coding for MYRPRTRSVVHLALLINMLSLGSLMMVMPLGPDFVSALSMDAKNIGYISGGATFASAIVGFLAAPYLDRFNRKHALIVLLTLRFGLTAACMFSTSQTDLLLLFILAGCVAGPASGVLMAAVVDIVPANERGKQLAYVGMSFSLAAIVIMPLSLELAHRINWQAPFYIFGVGGLLLVLLVLWCFPSMPPTHRVQQGHSPTTASTSVLHDLLASPLFLLGLTVISLQMFGHFLLIPHFSNYFQFNLAFPRDDISLLYLCGGLASMVTMQLCGNLLDRGYASRTIVVTTLLLAVVILCGFVLPFSLSLYLVFTLFMALSAARSSSTLAITAGIPLPHQRAAFMSYQGTAANVASGLASVASAAYLSTSTEGKIDGFSQLAIASAVFALVAMLLTLRLIPQLAERSRKIAQRQSAQALEQ
- a CDS encoding TonB-dependent receptor domain-containing protein, with translation MQLKPESRFSHHHFPHSKVYRALLVTGLLALPALAQAENAADEKIVVTATQTKHTTLSAPASVSVITRAELEKMSVNNVTDAVKKLPGININPSTSYGRNEIKIRGMRADYTLLLVNGRRVNSQESLATDMGNDFDLSSIPMSAIERIEVIRGPMSSLYGADALGGVVNVILRQPGEKVAGEIGYNFQAPTEGSGGDHNRLNGYISGPLVENTLLGSLIVDGGKRDAWRTEQSKNRNSDAIEKRDNYSVLGNLTWLIDSQQSLDFDATYTKDDRFVDWNNYGATAHNTQKIDRLGMGLTHNGSWDSVDTRLRYYYEKIDLMDNSELNKGIADITQNNQTVDGQVSGYLGDHLLTGGGEYRITSLEHSMNLKNGKVNVNQSALFLQDEFKLADLALTFGGRVDHHEVYGTEFSPRAYATYSLTDNWVIKGGVNKAFKAPTLAQFTPGYMKAACRGFCYLVGNPDLKAETSISYELGTAYEAEHFGTGITLFNNDIKNMIQSEAWDKDRTRVANLPYYNVDKARVQGIETSFWVDLTDDLNWTTNWTIVDAEDRTTKKRLKKTPKNTVNTQLNWQALDNVSTYIAYQYTGNQYLLDKESTKTRGFNTVDIGATYTPVKNVDLKLGVTNLTNEKRDYVATDNDYFLSGRTVYGGVSYKF
- a CDS encoding isochorismate synthase, whose translation is MDTLITETEASSGLTYSEQTAFLYASEHRSLFTSGLFERISSPVCVSGSHDDGLSPAIAQAFQRARQAGQSLPIVVGAIPFDTTQPSCLYIPDSYTVTTKSELVSRARKHTAAGPTALTLNSVPDECQFKSIVAEAVERFRRGELSKAVLSRILDIELTSPVKAQTILNNLMVQNAGGYHFSLPLPDGSVLLGASPELLLRKQGNVIVSNPLAGSARRMNDEHLDYLNSQRLLKSGKDKHEHKLVVDDIRQRLMPLCSSLTIPSAPSLMHTASMWHLSTAIRGELANPEMTALQVACQLHPTPALCGFPTQEARQLIAELEPHDRGVFSGIVGWCDANGDGEWAIAIRCGTIKHNKVRLFAGAGIVEASVPEDEWAETAAKLNTMLNAFGLNSGVDGL